One segment of Tamandua tetradactyla isolate mTamTet1 chromosome 13, mTamTet1.pri, whole genome shotgun sequence DNA contains the following:
- the LOC143653458 gene encoding histone-lysine N-methyltransferase PRDM9-like, which translates to MSSEPQQSREKAAGRAGRKPGAKDAFRDISAYFSKEEWAEMGDWEKLRYRNVKRNYDALTTLGLRAPRPAFMCHRRQTIKPQVDDAEDSDEEWTPRQQVKHLCVTFRVEQMKHQKELSGMANLPNTTVSEQFQKLASPTGEARVFGQHPRRKLKPRRKEIEVKMYGLRERKGLAYEEVREPQDDDYLYCEKCQNFFIDNCPVHGPPTFVKDNVVDKGHPNRSALTLPPGLRIGPSGIPEAGLGVWNEVSNLPLGLHFGPYEGHVIEDEEAAKSGYSWLITKGRNCYEYVDGKDESWSNWMRYVNCARDDEEQNLVAFQYHRQIFYRTCRTIRPGCELLVWYGDEYGQELGIKWGSKWKKELTAEKAKVKPEIYPCPSCRLAFSTEKFLSQHVQRNHPSQIFPATYARKHLQPQDHRPGEQTHQHQQCSDQCSWNNKVESQETEKTSKPLFESIRQAGISGAYSSPRKGQMRSSREGEKTMEIEPSQDQIMNPEKTGTLFVGVEILKTARIKCAEYEQAFSVKSALTTHQRTHSGDKHYVCRECGRGFSAKSALTTHQRIHTGEKPYVCRECGRGFSVNSHLTRHQRTHTGEKPYVCRECGRGFSDKSALTTHQRTHTGEKPYVCRECGRGFSVNSHLTRHQRTHTGEKPYVCRECGRGFSDKSALTTHQRTHTGEKPYVCRECGRGFSDKSALTTHQRTHTGEKPYVCRECGRGFSVNSHLTRHQRTHTGEKPYVCRECGRGFTVKSTLITHQRTHTGEKPYVCRECR; encoded by the exons ATGAGCTCCGAACCGCAGCAGAGCCGCGAGAAGGCTGCAGGGCGAGCAGGGCGGAAGCCCGGG GCCAAGGATGCATTCCGAGACATCTCTGCGTACTTCTCCAAGGAAGAGTGGGCAGAGATGGGGGACTGGGAGAAGCTCCGCTACAGGAACGTGAAAAGGAACTATGATGCGCTGACTACCTTAG GTCTCAGAGCCCCTCGCCCAGCTTTTATGTGTCACCGCCGGCAGACCATCAAACCACAGGTGGATGATGCCGAAGATTCCGATGAAGAGTGGACACCCAGGCAGCAAG TCAAACATCTTTGTGTGACCTTCAGAGTAGAACAGATGAAACACCAGAAG GAATTATCAGGAATGGCAAATTTGCCAAACACTACTGTCTCAGAGCAGTTCCAGAAGCTGGCATCCCCTACTGGAGAAGCAAGAGTCTTTGGACAGCATCCTAGACGAAAATTGA AGCCCAGAAGAAAGGAGATTGAAGTGAAGATGTACGgcctgagagaaagaaagggcCTTGCGTATGAGGAGGTCAGGGAGCCCCAGGATGATGACTACCTCT ACTGcgaaaaatgtcaaaattttttCATTGACAACTGTCCTGTTCATGGGCCCCCAACATTTGTAAAGGACAATGTAGTGGACAAGGGGCACCCCAATCGCTCAGCCCTCACTCTGCCTCCTGGACTGAGGATTGGACCTTCGGGCATCCCAGAAGCAGGGCTTGGAGTGTGGAACGAGGTGTCCAATCTGCCTTTGGGTCTGCACTTTGGCCCCTATGAGGGCCATGTAATAGaagatgaagaggcagctaaGAGCGGATACTCCTGGCTG aTCACTAAGGGAAGAAACTGCTATGAGTATGTGGATGGAAAGGATGAATCTTGGTCCAACTGGATGAG GTACGTGAACTGTGCCCGGGACGATGAGGAGCAGAATCTGGTGGCCTTTCAGTACCACAGGCAGATCTTCTACAGGACGTGCCGGACCATCCGACCTGGCTGTGAACTGCTGGTCTGGTATGGGGATGAGTATGGCCAGGAGCTCGGCATCAAGTGGGGCAGCAAGTGGAAGAAAGAGCTCACAGCAGAGAAAG CAAAAGTAAAGCCAGAGATCTATCCGTGTCCCTCCTGCCGTCTGGCCTTCTCCACTGAGAAATTCCTCAGCCAGCATGTACAACGCAATCACCCCTCTCAGATCTTCCCAGCAACTTATGCAAGAAAGCACCTCCAGCCACAGGAccacaggccaggagagcagacacaTCAGCACCAGCAGTGTTCTGATCAATGCAGCTGGAACAACAAAGTGGAAAGTCAAGAGACAGAGAAAACATCCAAACCCTTGTTTGAAAGCATAAGGCAGGCAGGGATTTCAGGGGCCTACTCCAGCCCACGCAAGGGACAAATGAGAAGCTCTAGGGAGGGTGAGAAAACAATGGAGATAGAGCCCAGCCAAGACCAGATAATGAATCCTGAAAAAACAGGGACATTATTCGTGGGAGTAGAAATCTTAAAAACTGCAAGAATCAAGTGTGCAGAGTATGAGCAGGCTTTTAGTGTTAAGTCAGCCCTCACCACCCACCAGAGGACACACTCAGGTGATAAGCACTACGTCTGCAGGGAGTGTGGGCGAGGCTTTAGTGCTAAGTCAGCCCTCACCACCCACCAGAGGATACACACAGGGGAGAAGCCCTATGTCTGCAGGGAGTGTGGGCGAGGCTTTAGTGTTAACTCACACCTCACCAGACACCAGAGGACACACACAGGGGAGAAGCCCTATGTCTGCAGGGAGTGTGGGCGAGGCTTTAGTGATAAGTCAGCCCTCACCACCCACCAGAGGACACACACAGGGGAGAAGCCCTATGTCTGCAGGGAGTGTGGGCGAGGCTTTAGTGTTAACTCACACCTCACTAGACACCAGAGGACACACACAGGGGAGAAGCCCTATGTCTGCAGGGAGTGTGGGAGAGGCTTTAGTGATAAGTCAGCCCTCACCACCCACCAGAGGACACACACAGGGGAGAAGCCCTATGTCTGCAGGGAGTGTGGGCGAGGCTTTAGTGATAAGTCAGCCCTCACCACCCACCAGAGGACACACACAGGGGAGAAGCCCTATGTCTGCAGGGAGTGTGGGCGAGGCTTTAGTGTTAACTCACACCTCACCAGACACCAGAGGACACACACAGGGGAGAAGCCCTATGTCTGCAGGGAGTGTGGGCGAGGCTTTACTGTTAAGTCAACCCTCATCACCCACCAGAGGACACACACAGGGGAGAAGCCCTATGTCTGCAGGGAGTGTAGGTGA